A portion of the Sabethes cyaneus chromosome 3, idSabCyanKW18_F2, whole genome shotgun sequence genome contains these proteins:
- the LOC128742615 gene encoding eukaryotic translation initiation factor 3 subunit F, whose amino-acid sequence MSTINLPLNLTVRVHPVVLFQIVDAYERRNADSQRVIGTLLGSVDKGIVEVTNCFCVPHKEHADQVEAELGYASDVYDLNRRVNPSENIVGWWATGQEVTNHSSVIHEYYARECNNPIHLTLDTSLTGCRMGIKAYVCVSLGVPGGKTGCMFTPINVEVTSYEPEVVGLRLCSKTIGVQSNPARPRTVSPMLDLAQITEASGELLTLLGEVLNYVEDVLAEKQQPDNTVGRALLDLIHSVPNMTTDQFAQMYNSNVKDLLMVVTLSQLIKTQLQLNEKLTSLTSFLN is encoded by the exons ATGTCCACGATAAATTTGCCTCTAAACCTAACCGTACGCGTTCATCCGGTAGTGTTGTTCCAAATTGTTGATGCCTACGAGCGACGTAATGCGGATTCACAAAGGGTTATCGGAACTTTACTTG GCTCCGTTGATAAGGGTATAGTTGAAGTGACCAACTGTTTCTGCGTTCCACATAAAGAACATGCCGATCAAGTGGAGGCTGAATTGGGCTATGCCTCAGACGTGTATGATTTAAACCGGCGCGTCAATCCTTCGGAGAATATTGTTG GATGGTGGGCAACTGGTCAAGAGGTCACTAACCATAGTTCCGTTATTCATGAGTATTATGCCCGCGAGTGCAATAATCCAATTCATTTGACGTTGGATACTTCCCTAACTGGTTGTCGCATGGGCATCAAGGCTTATGTGTGCGTATCATTGGGAGTTCCCGGAGGAAAAACAGGCTGCATGTTTACTCCGATCAATGTAGAAGTAACAAGCTACGAACCGGAGGTCGTCGGTCTTAGACTTTGCTCGAAGACGATTGGTGTTCAGTCCAACCCGGCAAGACCCCGCACGGTTTCGCCAATGTTGGACCTGGCTCAAATCACTGAGGCATCCGGGGAGCTGCTTACTCTACTGGGTGAAGTTCTAAACTATGTGGAAGATGTCCTGGCCGAGAAGCAACAGCCTGACAACACAGTCGGGCGGGCCTTGCTGGATCTTATTCATTCCGTTCCGAATATGACTACGGATCAGTTCGCTCAGATGTACAACTCAAACGTGAAGGATTTGTTGATGGTGGTAACTTTGTCTCAGCTCATTAAGACCCAACTGCAATTGAACGAGAAATTGACCAGTCTGACGTCTTTTCTCAATTAA